The following proteins come from a genomic window of Planctomycetota bacterium:
- a CDS encoding N-6 DNA methylase: protein MGFRAGRRELAQYFTPQVVARFVFDALRELGFSMPRPRVIDPACGEGVFVAEAARQLPEADVWGCDVDENLRGRWRQTHLERRGIRLLIQDGLADSSEAGIAAGRFDLVVGNPPYGLGLRRPVRGEPIESAFVRRFVDLAREGGWLAVVVPEGILANERSQPLREWLLDRVAPRGVVSLPESTFAAADTRARTALLFAQKGGEPNGEVLMAAPLGNCQGKGALSSYLASVLTNIREHESRVPSGRHRRA from the coding sequence ATGGGTTTCAGGGCAGGCCGTCGGGAACTGGCGCAGTACTTCACGCCCCAGGTGGTTGCCCGGTTTGTGTTCGACGCGCTGCGCGAACTCGGCTTCTCGATGCCGCGCCCCCGGGTGATTGACCCAGCCTGTGGCGAAGGTGTGTTCGTGGCCGAGGCCGCGCGGCAGCTCCCCGAGGCGGATGTCTGGGGCTGCGACGTGGATGAGAACCTGCGTGGGCGCTGGCGGCAGACCCACCTCGAGCGACGAGGCATACGCCTCCTGATTCAGGATGGGCTGGCGGATTCTTCTGAGGCAGGGATTGCGGCCGGGAGGTTCGATCTGGTCGTAGGGAACCCGCCCTATGGGCTGGGGCTCCGCCGGCCTGTGAGGGGGGAGCCCATCGAGTCCGCCTTCGTTCGGCGGTTTGTTGATCTGGCTCGGGAGGGCGGCTGGCTGGCCGTGGTGGTGCCGGAGGGCATCCTCGCAAACGAGAGGAGCCAGCCATTGCGCGAGTGGCTGCTGGACCGAGTGGCGCCCAGGGGCGTGGTGTCCCTGCCCGAGAGTACCTTCGCCGCCGCTGACACGCGTGCGAGGACCGCTTTGCTCTTCGCACAGAAGGGCGGCGAGCCGAATGGAGAGGTGCTGATGGCGGCGCCGCTCGGAAACTGCCAGGGCAAGGGCGCGCTCAGCAGCTATCTCGCCAGTGTGCTGACCAATATCCGGGAGCACGAGAGCCGTGTACCGTCTGGTCGTCATCGGCGGGCCTGA
- a CDS encoding sigma 54-interacting transcriptional regulator has product MYRLVVIGGPESGKVFHLPPGQYVAGRGAGADILLADDSVSRRHASLTVSEDGVTLLDLGSHNGTRVNGQPVKSAQIVEGDEVRFGDSRAVLERSAAGAGATVILPPEGRPSLVRSRQGIALPEDSRRLAILYDVGTAINSTLALSDVLGRILSTIFEVVPAERGAVVLWDPAERQWRPAATHTREGAGSGGDIVVSRAIIEKAFEAGRPLLSGDARSDARFGHSDSIEALAIRSTICCPLVVRGERLGVLHLDTRGATEAFTEADVRLVGAIANQAAIAIANARLHDVLRQENVQLRRALGARHCIVGESAAMRELIALIRRVSQTDATVLLRGESGTGKEVVARTLHALGPRRARPLVCVNCAAVPEALLESELFGHEKGAFTGAIERRIGRFEQANGGTVFLDEIAEMPPTTQAKILRVLQEREFQRVGGTTPLKVDVRLIASTNRDLEAAMASGGFRRDLYYRLKVIEVTLPPLRERREDIRLLCAHFLEEIAREMGRQAPAVDEAVLRILEAYPWPGNVRELRNVLERAVVLGAGERLMPSHLPREVRGGYPGQGELPDDLTLAAAERRHVSDVLALTGWNKSRAAALMRISRPRLDRKIREYGLERPEGGEGEASHRPPQ; this is encoded by the coding sequence GTGTACCGTCTGGTCGTCATCGGCGGGCCTGAGAGCGGCAAGGTCTTCCACCTGCCGCCGGGCCAGTACGTGGCCGGCCGCGGGGCCGGCGCGGACATTCTGCTGGCCGATGACTCGGTGTCGCGGCGCCACGCTTCGCTGACGGTGAGCGAGGACGGTGTGACGCTGCTCGACCTCGGCAGCCATAACGGCACCCGCGTCAACGGTCAGCCCGTCAAGTCCGCGCAGATTGTCGAAGGCGACGAAGTGCGGTTCGGCGACAGCCGGGCCGTGCTGGAGCGCTCGGCGGCCGGGGCCGGCGCGACCGTGATCCTGCCGCCGGAGGGGCGGCCGTCGCTGGTGCGAAGCCGGCAGGGGATCGCTCTGCCCGAGGACAGCCGCCGTCTTGCCATCCTCTACGACGTCGGCACGGCCATCAACAGCACGCTGGCGCTGTCCGATGTTCTTGGCAGAATCCTGAGCACCATCTTCGAGGTCGTTCCCGCGGAGCGTGGGGCGGTTGTGCTATGGGACCCCGCCGAGCGCCAGTGGCGGCCCGCTGCGACGCACACGCGCGAGGGAGCTGGCAGCGGCGGCGACATCGTGGTGAGCCGGGCGATCATCGAGAAGGCATTCGAGGCTGGTAGGCCTCTGTTGAGCGGGGACGCGCGGAGCGACGCCCGCTTCGGGCACTCCGATAGCATCGAGGCGCTGGCCATCCGGTCCACTATCTGCTGCCCCCTGGTGGTGCGCGGCGAACGCCTGGGGGTGCTGCATCTGGATACGCGCGGAGCCACGGAGGCGTTCACCGAGGCCGATGTGCGCCTGGTCGGCGCCATTGCCAATCAGGCGGCCATCGCCATTGCGAACGCGCGGCTTCACGACGTGCTGCGCCAGGAGAACGTCCAGTTGCGCCGCGCGCTTGGCGCGCGGCATTGCATCGTGGGCGAGAGCGCGGCGATGCGGGAGCTGATCGCGCTGATCCGCCGAGTAAGCCAGACGGATGCCACGGTGCTCCTGCGGGGCGAGAGCGGCACCGGCAAGGAAGTGGTCGCGCGCACGCTGCACGCACTGGGCCCGCGTCGGGCGCGGCCGCTGGTGTGCGTGAACTGTGCCGCGGTGCCGGAGGCTCTGCTGGAAAGCGAGCTCTTCGGGCACGAGAAAGGGGCTTTCACGGGCGCCATCGAGCGCCGGATCGGGCGGTTCGAGCAGGCGAACGGCGGCACCGTGTTTCTCGACGAGATCGCCGAGATGCCGCCCACGACGCAGGCCAAGATCCTCCGCGTGCTCCAGGAGCGCGAGTTCCAGCGGGTGGGAGGCACGACGCCGCTGAAGGTGGACGTGCGGCTGATTGCCTCGACGAACCGCGACCTCGAGGCGGCGATGGCGTCGGGGGGCTTCCGGCGCGACCTGTACTATCGGCTGAAGGTGATTGAGGTCACGCTGCCGCCGCTGCGGGAACGCAGGGAGGACATCCGGTTGCTGTGCGCCCACTTCCTGGAGGAGATCGCACGCGAAATGGGGCGGCAGGCGCCCGCCGTGGATGAAGCGGTCCTCCGCATCCTGGAGGCATACCCCTGGCCCGGCAACGTGCGGGAGTTGCGCAACGTGTTGGAGCGGGCCGTGGTGCTCGGAGCCGGCGAGCGGCTGATGCCGAGCCACCTGCCGCGCGAGGTCCGCGGCGGCTACCCCGGGCAGGGGGAACTGCCCGACGACTTGACGCTGGCAGCGGCAGAGCGCCGCCACGTGTCGGATGTGCTCGCCCTCACGGGGTGGAACAAGAGTCGAGCGGCTGCCCTGATGAGGATCTCGCGCCCCCGCCTGGACAGGAAGATTCGGGAGTATGGCCTGGAGCGACCCGAGGGCGGCGAGGGAGAGGCATCGCACCGTCCGCCGCAATAA